AGAAAGGGACGAATGAATTATGATCATCTGTAAGAAAATCTCTGCAGTTCGGGACATTGTCAAGGAACAACGAGGTCAGGGAAGAAGCATAGCCTTAGTGCCTACCATGGGGTATCTGCATGAAGGGCATTTGACTTTGGTGGCAGAGGCCCGGAAGAGCGGTGCCTTTGTGGTGATGAGCATTTTTGTTAATCCGCTGCAATTTGGTCCTAATGAAGATTTTGCCCGTTATCCCCGGGATTTGGAGCGGGATGCCAAGAAAGCCGAAGGGGCCGGGGTAGACTTGATTTTTAATCCCGAAGTGGAGGAAATGTATCCAACCAAGAACCTCACTCATGTGGAGGTGGATGAGCTGGGAGACAGTCTGTGCGGAGCTTCCCGGCCGGGACATTTCCGGGGTGTGACGACGGTGGTCAGTAAGCTTTTCCATATAGTACAGCCGGATCGTGCCTATTTCGGTCAAAAAGATTATCAGCAGTATTTGATCATCTGCCAAATGGTGAAGGATCTGAATTTTCCTATCGAAGTCATCGGGGTGCCGATTGTCAGGGAGGAAGATGGACTGGCCTTGAGTTCGCGAAACATTTATTTAAGCCCTGAGCAACGGGCAGAGGCTCTGGTGCTGCAAAGAAGCCTTGGGGAGGCGGAGAATTGGCTGCGTCAGGGAGAGCGTTCTGCTCTGACTATCGAAGAACGAATCAAGGAATTGATTAGAAACGAAAGCTCCGGGGAAATTGATTATGTTGAGATCCGTTCGGCGGAGAACCTGCACAGGATAGAACAGATTGAAGGCAAGATTTTCATCGCCTTAGCTGTGCGCTTTGGCCCTACCCGTCTGATTGACAATAAAGTTTTGGAGGGGATGTAAATGTTCCGAACGATGATGAAGTCCAAGATTCACCGGGCCACAGTTACGGAAGCCAATCTTAGATATGTAGGAAGCATTACCATTGATGAAGAACTTTTAGAGGTGGCGGATATCCTTCCTAATGAAAAGGTACAGGTCGTTAATAACAATAACGGAGC
This genomic stretch from Desulfitobacterium chlororespirans DSM 11544 harbors:
- the panC gene encoding pantoate--beta-alanine ligase, encoding MIICKKISAVRDIVKEQRGQGRSIALVPTMGYLHEGHLTLVAEARKSGAFVVMSIFVNPLQFGPNEDFARYPRDLERDAKKAEGAGVDLIFNPEVEEMYPTKNLTHVEVDELGDSLCGASRPGHFRGVTTVVSKLFHIVQPDRAYFGQKDYQQYLIICQMVKDLNFPIEVIGVPIVREEDGLALSSRNIYLSPEQRAEALVLQRSLGEAENWLRQGERSALTIEERIKELIRNESSGEIDYVEIRSAENLHRIEQIEGKIFIALAVRFGPTRLIDNKVLEGM